The following proteins are encoded in a genomic region of Drosophila willistoni isolate 14030-0811.24 chromosome 3R, UCI_dwil_1.1, whole genome shotgun sequence:
- the LOC6647623 gene encoding probable glucosamine 6-phosphate N-acetyltransferase isoform X2, protein MVQFTQETYLYDPNLLLKLDFHRSPAKFQPFISAASPGESWLKVRPLKDTDYDRGFLQLLSQLTHVGNVNRTQFLTRFSQMKASGDYFVTVIEDTRKGEIIGAASLVIERKFIHNCSVRGRLEDVVVNDTYRGKQLGKLIVVTVSLLAEELGCYKMSLDCKDKLIKFYESLGYVLIPGNSNSMTIRYDEAPQTTLKRNVTSTHGGGDNSCQTVVVILPFKSTFIK, encoded by the exons ATGGTTCAGTTTACG CAGGAAACATATTTATATGATCCCAATTTGCTGCTTAAGCTGGACTTTCATCGCAGCCCGGCTAAATTTCAACCTTTCATTTCTGCTGCCAGTCCAGGTGAATCTTGGCTGAAAGTACGTCCACTTAAGGATACGGATTATGATCGTGGCTTTTTGCAGTTGCTATCACAACTTACACATGTGGGTAATGTGAATCGCACCCAGTTCCTGA CTCGTTTCTCGCAGATGAAAGCTAGTGGAGATTACTTCGTGACCGTCATTGAGGATACACGTAAGGGCGAGATCATTGGAGCTGCTTCACTTGTGATTGAACGCAAGTTTATACACAATTGCTCAGTG CGTGGTCGTTTGGAGGATGTGGTAGTCAATGATACGTACCGTGGCAAGCAGTTGGGCAAGCT AATTGTGGTAACCGTTTCCTTGTTGGCCGAAGAATTGGGCTGCTATAAAATGTCCTTGGACTGCAAGGACAAACTAATCAAGTTTTATGAATCTTTGGGATATGTCCTAATACCAGGAAACTCGAATTCCATGACCATTCGTTACGATGAAGCACCTCAAACGACGCTCAAACGAAATGTGACCTCAACTCATGGCGGCGGCGACAACTCCTGCCAAACT GTAGTAGTTATATTGCCTTTTAAGAGCACTTTCATCAAGTAG
- the LOC6647623 gene encoding probable glucosamine 6-phosphate N-acetyltransferase isoform X1 codes for MVQFTQETYLYDPNLLLKLDFHRSPAKFQPFISAASPGESWLKVRPLKDTDYDRGFLQLLSQLTHVGNVNRTQFLTRFSQMKASGDYFVTVIEDTRKGEIIGAASLVIERKFIHNCSVRGRLEDVVVNDTYRGKQLGKLIVVTVSLLAEELGCYKMSLDCKDKLIKFYESLGYVLIPGNSNSMTIRYDEAPQTTLKRNVTSTHGGGDNSCQTNSQYYNFFSPFCY; via the exons ATGGTTCAGTTTACG CAGGAAACATATTTATATGATCCCAATTTGCTGCTTAAGCTGGACTTTCATCGCAGCCCGGCTAAATTTCAACCTTTCATTTCTGCTGCCAGTCCAGGTGAATCTTGGCTGAAAGTACGTCCACTTAAGGATACGGATTATGATCGTGGCTTTTTGCAGTTGCTATCACAACTTACACATGTGGGTAATGTGAATCGCACCCAGTTCCTGA CTCGTTTCTCGCAGATGAAAGCTAGTGGAGATTACTTCGTGACCGTCATTGAGGATACACGTAAGGGCGAGATCATTGGAGCTGCTTCACTTGTGATTGAACGCAAGTTTATACACAATTGCTCAGTG CGTGGTCGTTTGGAGGATGTGGTAGTCAATGATACGTACCGTGGCAAGCAGTTGGGCAAGCT AATTGTGGTAACCGTTTCCTTGTTGGCCGAAGAATTGGGCTGCTATAAAATGTCCTTGGACTGCAAGGACAAACTAATCAAGTTTTATGAATCTTTGGGATATGTCCTAATACCAGGAAACTCGAATTCCATGACCATTCGTTACGATGAAGCACCTCAAACGACGCTCAAACGAAATGTGACCTCAACTCATGGCGGCGGCGACAACTCCTGCCAAACT AATTCTcaatattataattttttctccCCTTTCTGCTACTGA
- the LOC6647623 gene encoding probable glucosamine 6-phosphate N-acetyltransferase isoform X3: MVQFTETYLYDPNLLLKLDFHRSPAKFQPFISAASPGESWLKVRPLKDTDYDRGFLQLLSQLTHVGNVNRTQFLTRFSQMKASGDYFVTVIEDTRKGEIIGAASLVIERKFIHNCSVRGRLEDVVVNDTYRGKQLGKLIVVTVSLLAEELGCYKMSLDCKDKLIKFYESLGYVLIPGNSNSMTIRYDEAPQTTLKRNVTSTHGGGDNSCQTNSQYYNFFSPFCY; the protein is encoded by the exons ATGGTTCAGTTTACG GAAACATATTTATATGATCCCAATTTGCTGCTTAAGCTGGACTTTCATCGCAGCCCGGCTAAATTTCAACCTTTCATTTCTGCTGCCAGTCCAGGTGAATCTTGGCTGAAAGTACGTCCACTTAAGGATACGGATTATGATCGTGGCTTTTTGCAGTTGCTATCACAACTTACACATGTGGGTAATGTGAATCGCACCCAGTTCCTGA CTCGTTTCTCGCAGATGAAAGCTAGTGGAGATTACTTCGTGACCGTCATTGAGGATACACGTAAGGGCGAGATCATTGGAGCTGCTTCACTTGTGATTGAACGCAAGTTTATACACAATTGCTCAGTG CGTGGTCGTTTGGAGGATGTGGTAGTCAATGATACGTACCGTGGCAAGCAGTTGGGCAAGCT AATTGTGGTAACCGTTTCCTTGTTGGCCGAAGAATTGGGCTGCTATAAAATGTCCTTGGACTGCAAGGACAAACTAATCAAGTTTTATGAATCTTTGGGATATGTCCTAATACCAGGAAACTCGAATTCCATGACCATTCGTTACGATGAAGCACCTCAAACGACGCTCAAACGAAATGTGACCTCAACTCATGGCGGCGGCGACAACTCCTGCCAAACT AATTCTcaatattataattttttctccCCTTTCTGCTACTGA
- the LOC6647623 gene encoding probable glucosamine 6-phosphate N-acetyltransferase isoform X4: protein MQETYLYDPNLLLKLDFHRSPAKFQPFISAASPGESWLKVRPLKDTDYDRGFLQLLSQLTHVGNVNRTQFLTRFSQMKASGDYFVTVIEDTRKGEIIGAASLVIERKFIHNCSVRGRLEDVVVNDTYRGKQLGKLIVVTVSLLAEELGCYKMSLDCKDKLIKFYESLGYVLIPGNSNSMTIRYDEAPQTTLKRNVTSTHGGGDNSCQTNSQYYNFFSPFCY, encoded by the exons atg CAGGAAACATATTTATATGATCCCAATTTGCTGCTTAAGCTGGACTTTCATCGCAGCCCGGCTAAATTTCAACCTTTCATTTCTGCTGCCAGTCCAGGTGAATCTTGGCTGAAAGTACGTCCACTTAAGGATACGGATTATGATCGTGGCTTTTTGCAGTTGCTATCACAACTTACACATGTGGGTAATGTGAATCGCACCCAGTTCCTGA CTCGTTTCTCGCAGATGAAAGCTAGTGGAGATTACTTCGTGACCGTCATTGAGGATACACGTAAGGGCGAGATCATTGGAGCTGCTTCACTTGTGATTGAACGCAAGTTTATACACAATTGCTCAGTG CGTGGTCGTTTGGAGGATGTGGTAGTCAATGATACGTACCGTGGCAAGCAGTTGGGCAAGCT AATTGTGGTAACCGTTTCCTTGTTGGCCGAAGAATTGGGCTGCTATAAAATGTCCTTGGACTGCAAGGACAAACTAATCAAGTTTTATGAATCTTTGGGATATGTCCTAATACCAGGAAACTCGAATTCCATGACCATTCGTTACGATGAAGCACCTCAAACGACGCTCAAACGAAATGTGACCTCAACTCATGGCGGCGGCGACAACTCCTGCCAAACT AATTCTcaatattataattttttctccCCTTTCTGCTACTGA
- the LOC6647623 gene encoding probable glucosamine 6-phosphate N-acetyltransferase isoform X5 — protein sequence METYLYDPNLLLKLDFHRSPAKFQPFISAASPGESWLKVRPLKDTDYDRGFLQLLSQLTHVGNVNRTQFLTRFSQMKASGDYFVTVIEDTRKGEIIGAASLVIERKFIHNCSVRGRLEDVVVNDTYRGKQLGKLIVVTVSLLAEELGCYKMSLDCKDKLIKFYESLGYVLIPGNSNSMTIRYDEAPQTTLKRNVTSTHGGGDNSCQTNSQYYNFFSPFCY from the exons atg GAAACATATTTATATGATCCCAATTTGCTGCTTAAGCTGGACTTTCATCGCAGCCCGGCTAAATTTCAACCTTTCATTTCTGCTGCCAGTCCAGGTGAATCTTGGCTGAAAGTACGTCCACTTAAGGATACGGATTATGATCGTGGCTTTTTGCAGTTGCTATCACAACTTACACATGTGGGTAATGTGAATCGCACCCAGTTCCTGA CTCGTTTCTCGCAGATGAAAGCTAGTGGAGATTACTTCGTGACCGTCATTGAGGATACACGTAAGGGCGAGATCATTGGAGCTGCTTCACTTGTGATTGAACGCAAGTTTATACACAATTGCTCAGTG CGTGGTCGTTTGGAGGATGTGGTAGTCAATGATACGTACCGTGGCAAGCAGTTGGGCAAGCT AATTGTGGTAACCGTTTCCTTGTTGGCCGAAGAATTGGGCTGCTATAAAATGTCCTTGGACTGCAAGGACAAACTAATCAAGTTTTATGAATCTTTGGGATATGTCCTAATACCAGGAAACTCGAATTCCATGACCATTCGTTACGATGAAGCACCTCAAACGACGCTCAAACGAAATGTGACCTCAACTCATGGCGGCGGCGACAACTCCTGCCAAACT AATTCTcaatattataattttttctccCCTTTCTGCTACTGA
- the LOC6647622 gene encoding complex I intermediate-associated protein 30, mitochondrial produces MQSLLRQGHSLRCYCLMGIQAQKIHTTAIQSTFWEREKKSGYKTKLPEPSKKQLILDGFKDLKEEIKLWRQEVKEHLQSDPILVFRPGETDVVFDFKAPDVLDKWTVTTDADHGEGKSTAALELSASGAGLFHGEVSSEHTKDGIIKRTGYANIRTKRVRKSFKREATYDWTQYNMLIMKVRGDGRSYLINLHTEGYFDLMWNDIYHYVLYTRGGPHWQIAKIPFSKFFLSSKGRVQDRQGAIALNKVTHFGFSVAAKKGMDGPFNLEIDYVGLEYDPSHREEFAYEMYKTPKYIVAT; encoded by the exons ATGCAGAGCCTCCTGCGACAAGGACATAGCCTGAGATGCTACTGCCTCATGGGCATCCAGGCCCAAAAAATTCACACAACAGCGATACAGAGTACATTCTGGGAGCGGGAAAAGAAATCCGGTTACAAAACCAAATTGCCAGAACCTTCAAAAAAGCAATTAATTTTAGATGGCTTTAAAGACTTAAAGGAGGAGATTAAACTTTGGCGTCAGGAGGTCAAGGAACATTTGCAAAGTGACCCAATTCTGGTATTTCGTCCTGGGGAAACGGACGTTGTATTTGATTTTAAGGCTCCCGATGTACTGGACAAATGGACAGTGACCACCGATGCGGATCATGGTGAAGGCAAAAGCACTGCAGCCCTCGAATTGAGTGCCTCCGGCGCTGGCCTCTTTCATGGCGAAGTTAGCTCAGAGCATACAAAAGATGGCATTATCAAGAGGACAGGATATGCAAATATTCGCACAAAGCGTGTACGG AAATCCTTCAAACGCGAGGCCACCTACGACTGGACGCAATACAATATGCTTATCATGAAGGTACGCGGCGATGGACGTAGCTATCTAATAAATCTCCACACCGAGGGCTACTTCGATCTCATGTGGAATGACATCTATCACTATGTGCTGTACACACGAGGTGGACCCCATTGGCAAATTGCAAAGATACCCTTCTCCAAATTCTTTCTATCGTCTAAGGGGCGTGTACAGGATCGTCAGGGAGCCATagctttaaataaagtaacaCATTTTGGATTCTCTGTGGCAGCAAAGAAAGGTATGGATGGTCCTTTCAACTTGGAAATTGATTATGTTGGTCTAGAATATGATCCCAGTCATCGTGAGGAGTTTGCATATGAAATGTACAAGACTCCCAAATATATTGTTGCTACCTAG
- the LOC6647621 gene encoding dehydrogenase/reductase SDR family protein 7-like — protein MKVQDLDKCAPTSEWNVLYWILGTLLMPVALPLAIIEMLHRMRAKKFRNQLPGKVVLITGASSGLGESLAHVFYRAGCKVILAARRLPELERVKNDLLALDVEPAYPPTVMPLDLAELNSIPDFVKRVLGVYNQVDILINNGGISVRADVASTAVDVDVKVMVVNYFGSVALTKALLPSMVARQNGHICFISSVQGKFAIPQRAAYSASKHAMQAFADSLRAEVANKNVNVSCISPGYVRTQLSLNALTGSGNNYGKMDETTAKGMAPDKLAERVLQCILRKEPDIIVSDLQAKIAYYLRHFCPSLYFWIMAKRAAKLEKADKKAT, from the exons atgaaagtGCAGGACTTGGACAAATGCGCACCGACCAGTGAATGGAATGTTCTCTACTGGATATTGGGCACCCTGCTGATGCCGGTGGCTTTGCCACTTGCCATAATTGAAATGCTTCATCGGATGAGAGCAAAAAAGTTCAGAAATCAATTACCCGGGAAG GTGGTGCTCATAACAGGTGCCAGCTCTGGCCTGGGTGAATCTTTGGCTCATGTCTTTTACCGCGCCGGCTGCAAAGTAATTCTAGCAGCACGCAGGCTCCCCGAATTGGAGCGGGTCAAGAATGATCTGCTAGCATTGGATGTG GAACCAGCATATCCACCCACAGTAATGCCTTTGGATCTGGCCGAATTAAACTCCATACCAGATTTTGTTAAGCGCGTCTTGGGTGTCTACAATCAAGTGGATATACTTATAAATAATGGTGGAATTAGCGTTCGAGCGGATGTGGCCTCAACAGCCGTTGATGTCGATGTCAAGGTGATGGTAGTCAATTATTTTGGCTCAGTGGCCCTGACAAAAG CTCTCTTGCCTTCCATGGTGGCTCGACAGAATGGACACATATGTTTCATAAGCTCTGTCCAGGGTAAATTTGCAATACCTCAGCGAGCCGCTTATTCCGCATCCAAGCATGCTATGCAGGCTTTTGCCGATTCTCTGCGTGCCGAGGTGGCAAACAAGAATGTAAATGTGTCTTGTATTAGTCCTGGCTATGTACGCACACAACTCTCCTTAAATGCCCTGACAGGCTCCGGCAACAACTATGGCA AAATGGATGAGACCACCGCTAAGGGCATGGCTCCCGATAAACTGGCCGAAAGAGTTTTACAATGCATTCTACGAAAGGAACCCGATATCATTGTTAGTGATCTGCAGGCTAAAATTGCCTATTATTTGCGTCACTTTTGTCCCAGTCTCTACTTTTGGATAATGGCCAAACGTGCCGCCAAATTGGAGAAAGCTGATAAAAAAGCGACTTAG
- the LOC6647620 gene encoding uncharacterized protein LOC6647620, with translation MMSWLLGFLALMWAPSELLAIPTPLKLPGYTHKLTPYIKHWEAANFDRAILQTAQLRHLEQARSRRKRQAEPTISSSSSSSRLAHTIRLNFSAHDRDFRLVLHQQPHSVFAHDVEIENTLGPIDYDVSRIYTGGLEDDEAAHVQAILTSDNLLDGTIETQAEHYYIEPAQRYSQQLAESGVHSIVYKLSDVNMQKEGGLTVGGGGIRSETKPHCASEKLRKKRWLPEELAMSDSPAQAPTYNRNPPLPLDLEVPYNDDFRVLASEEDDREEDSKKKHTTSTTRSTGRSTESFLATLTTKAASNRNILVNNYNPSNLGDGSRSYNGNSNINTNSNSNNNNVRKLYTKHKNIIVSTYNRPIEPEFGTPYEEPNSNQNGSLPTNFFNANWTTLFLGNGNGNGGNDRPSHKTHVEIITKNGATKKPNIIVNNYNPEIIFAPNPNPSFNSMLMTNLLSGRGEDIHSSPRLLYDRKTTCMLYLQADHTFFQKMGSDEASIEAITRHVQRANSIYRNTDFNNDGKPDNITFMIKRIKVHNMNALKDPSYRFPGNYGVEKFLELFSEEDYDAFCLAYMFTYRDFEMGTLGLAWTGDLKNAGGVCEKNGHYRGSLKSLNTGIVTLLNYGKHVPPAVSHVTLAHEIGHNFGSPHDPEQCTPGGEDGNFIMFARATSGDKKNNNRFSSCSLKSIEPVLNAKARSMKGCFTEPQSSICGNGVVEPGEQCDCGWEEDCKDSCCFPMSRQPRIDETPCTLTPHARCSPSQGPCCTTDCKLKFGDKCRDDNGCRDPSFCDGRVPQCPPSVNKPNKTICNKEFVCYMGDCTGSICLAYGLESCQCIPGPQDDRIKSCELCCKLAGDNPCRSSFEWNEAPFDVPDMYSKPGTPCNDYNGYCDVFQKCREVDPSGPLATLRKLLLSEESIASFKKWMQQNWYTVALAAIGVILLLILSTKLLAKRSNLKLKSVTIIHSATTETVRLPENNNGVIVHTAVRTKVPFKKKVRGERSKKSGTGAGTTAAGITRASAKINTSAAEPIKKPSRSQVPSKKKKSLAATTVEEEPKKLNKKMGKQIIDYSHANDDASNLSTNQNHTNTFGKVQKWLLESPIVAQPLSQIEHNSRVRKVMSKSQSTPERLVQQKTPQKTKSMGNLSNEKVKLQVVYKPPFKFSLRLSKKPKVKTHVVGAGRPKRGQKSSTRNPGQSGSTTKDINASARGKRSALLLCNETEDDNQILTLNEPNYETLKPPPAAAPRPATDHCYENVELPLADTSSGSKPSSSSKVAPSTSRASVDPASASAAGSATQRSSYRRSNSLSNHNPFAVAPRRSSSKVKADSSSGSVNLTRNFGSTQNLINLSQNLGKTKKRSSLNLKANAAAKNGKDPPPGPTTSTGSTPQRRSSSNANLRRDSSASNATAKAAPVPPTRHSARNSFSNIPRASLGATSAAPPNFSRQSSSSTTTTSTSSSSTSPGALPLQQSASTSAMQRQSQAPAPSQNMRRSLNNFNRRSTAAVGAPPPGSAAAGQSTAAENNELPSDLEVAVSDVENLVS, from the exons ATGATGAGCTGGCTGCTGGGCTTCCTTGCCCTGATGTGGGCGCCCAGTGAATTGTTGGCCATACCAACGCCACTCAAGTTGCCTG GTTACACCCACAAACTGACGCCTTATATCAAGCACTGGGAAGCGGCGAATTTCGATCGCGCCATTCTTCAGACAGCGCAGCTTAGGCACTTGGAACAGGCCCGCTCTCGTCGAAAACGTCAAGCAGAGCCCACCATTTCGTCGTCCTCCTCATCAAGTAGACTGGCGCATACAATCCGATTGAATTTCTCCGCACATGACAG AGATTTTCGATTGGTATTACATCAACAGCCACATTCGGTGTTCGCCCACGACGTGGAAATTGAGAACACACTGGGACCCATCGATTACGATGTCTCACGCATTTACACTGGCGGCCTGGAGGACGATGAGGCTGCCCATGTGCAGGCCATTCTAACCAGTGATAATCTGCTAGATGGCACAATTGAAACGCAAGCGGAGCACTATTATATAGAGCCCGCACAGCGTTATTCCCAACAGCTGGCCGAGAGTGGAGTGCACAGTATAGTCTATAAGTTAAGTGATGTAAATATGCAGAAGGAGGGAGGATTAACAGTAGGAGGCGGCGGCATTAGGTCAGAGACGAAGCCGCATTGTGCCAGTgagaaattaagaaaaaagcGTTGGCTACCAGAAGAG CTGGCCATGTCAGATAGTCCAGCTCAGGCTCCAACATACAATCGGAATCCACCATTACCACTGGATTTGGAAGTGCCCTATAATGATGATTTCCGAGTGCTAGCCTCGGAAGAGGATGATCGGGAGGAAGATTCTAAAAAGAAGCATACAACATCAACGACCAGAAGTACAGGGCGTAGTACAGAATCGTTTCTGGCTACACTGACCACCAAAGCCGCATCGAATCGCAATATACTTGTAAATAACTATAATCCCTCCAACCTGGGCGATGGCAGTCGCAGCTATAATGGCAATAGCAACATCAACACCAATTCCAACTCGAACAATAATAATGTGCGCAAATTGTATACCAAACACAAGAATATCATTGTTAGCACTTATAATCGTCCCATTGAGCCGGAGTTTGGTACACCATACGAGGAGCCCAACTCAAATCAAAATGGCTCTCTGCCAACCAATTTCTTTAATGCCAATTGGACTACACTTTTCCTgggcaatggcaatggtaaTGGTGGCAACGATCGTCCCAGTCATAAGACTCATGTCGAGATTATTACCAAAAACGGGGCAACCAAGAAGCCCAATATTATTGTGAATAACTACAATCCAGAGATTATTTTCGCCCCAAATCCAAATCCTAGTTTCAACAGCATGTTGATGACCAATTTACTGAGCGGACGTGGCGAGGATATACATAGTTCACCGCGTTTGCTTTATGATCGCAAAACCACATGCATGTTGTATCTGCAGGCAGATCATACATTCTTTCAAAAAATGGGCTCCGATGAGGCCTCAATTGAGGCCATAACCCGGCATGTCCAGCGAGCCAATTCAATTTATAGAAATACTGATTTCAATAATGATGGCAAACCAGATAATATAACATTTATGATTAAACGAATTAAGGTTCACAATATGAATGCTTTAAAAGATCCCAGTTATCGTTTTCCCGGAAATTATGGCGTAGAAAAGTTTCTTGAATTGTTTTCAG AGGAGGACTATGATGCATTTTGTTTGGCCTATATGTTTACATATCGTGACTTTGAGATGGGTACACTTGGCTTGGCCTGGACGGGGGACCTGAAAAATGCCGGCGGTGTGTGCGAGAAGAACGGACATTATCGTGGTTCTTTAAAATCTTTAAACACAGGCATTGTCactttattaaattatggTAAACATGTGCCACCAGCTGTCTCTCATGTGACATTGGCCCATGAAATCGGCCACAATTTTGGATCACCG CATGATCCTGAGCAATGTACTCCTGGTGGAGAGGATGGCAATTTCATTATGTTTGCTCGAGCCACTTCGGGTGACAAGAAGAATAACAACAGATTTAGTTCGTGCTCTTTAAAATCAATTGAACCTGTACTAAATGCCAAAGCTCGCTCCATGAAGGGTTGTTTTACGGAGCCACAGTCTTCCATATGTGGTAATGGTGTTGTGGAGCCAGGAGAGCAGTGTGATTGCGGTTGGGAAGAGGATTGTAAAGATTCGTGTTGTTTCCCTATGTCGCGACAACCGCGTATAGATGAAACACCTTGCACCTTGACGCCTCATGCCCGTTGCAGTCCCTCGCAAGGACCATGTTGCACCACCGATTGCAAACTCAAGTTTGGTGACAAATGCCGCGATGACAATGGTTGTCGGGATCCTTCGTTCTGTGATGGCCGAGTGCCGCAGTGTCCGCCGTCGGTTAATAAACCGAATAAGACCATATGCAACAAGGAGTTTGTTTGCTATATGGGCGATTGCACTGGCAGCATTTGTCTGGCCTATGGCCTGGAGTCGTGTCAATGTATACCAGGACCTCAAGATGATCGCATCAAATCATGCGAACTATGTTGCAAACTGGCTGGAGATAATCCCTGTCGGAGTTCTTTTGAATGGAATGAGGCTCCATTTGATGTACCCGATATGTATTCAAAACCGGGTACACCCTGTAATGATTACAATGG CTACTGTGATGTATTTCAAAAGTGCCGCGAAGTAGATCCCTCTGGACCTTTGGCCACGCTAAGAAAGCTGCTACTCTCCGAGGAGAGTATAGCTAGTTTTAAGAAATGGATGCAGCAGAATTGGTATACCGTTGCCCTGGCGGCCATTGGTGTCATTTTATTATTG ATACTGAGCACAAAGCTGCTCGCGAAGCGCTCGAATCTGAAGCTTAAATCTGTGACCATTATACACAGTGCCACCACGGAGACAGTGCGTTTGCCGGAGAATAACAATGGCGTTATAGTGCACACGGCAGTACGAACTAAGGTGCCCTTCAAAAAGAAAGTAAGGGGAGAGCGCAGCAAGAAATCAGGAACAGGAGCAGGCACCACGGCAGCAGGAATAACACGAGCTTCTGCCAAAATCAATACTAGCGCCGCTGAGCCCATCAAAAAGCCATCCAGAAGTCAGGTGCcaagcaaaaagaagaaatccCTAGCTGCCACAACCGTAGAGGAAGAGCCCaagaaattgaataaaaagaTGGGCAAACAAATCATCGACTATTCGCATGCCAACGATGATGCTTCCAATTTGTCCACTAATCAAAATCATACCAATACCTTTGGTAAAGTCCAAAAGTGGTTATTGGAATCACCGATTGTGGCGCAGCCTTTGTCCCAGATAGAACACAATTCTCGGGTACGCAAGGTGATGAGCAAATCCCAATCAACTCCCGAACGACTAGTGCAACAGAAGACACCGCAGAAAACCAAATCGATGGGAAATTTGTCAAATGAGAAAGTTAAACTTCAAGTTGTATATAAACCGCCCTTCAAATTTTCGCTGCGTTTGTCGAAAAAGCCCAAAGTTAAGACCCATGTGGTAGGCGCTGGACGGCCGAAACGTGGTCAAAAGAGTAGTACCCGAAATCCTGGACAATCTGGCAGCACAACGAAGGACATCAACGCTTCAGCTCGTGGTAAACGCAGCGCTCTGCTGCTTTGCAATGAAACCGAAGATGATAATCAAATTCTAACACTTAATGAGCCAAACTATGAGACTCTTAAACCACCACCAGCTGCTGCACCACGGCCGGCGACAGATCATTGCTATGAGAATGTAGAACTGCCGCTTGCTGACACCAGCTCTGGATCTAAGCCCAGTAGCAGTAGCAAGGTAGCTCCCAGTACGAGTAGAGCAAGCGTGGATCCAGCATCAGCTAGTGCTGCTGGTTCTGCCACTCAGCGTAGCTCCTATCGCCGCTCCAACTCTCTTTCCAATCACAATCCCTTTGCGGTTGCTCCACGACGTAGTAGTAGCAAAGTTAAAGCTGATTCTAGCAGTGGTTCCGTGAACCTTACTCGAAACTTTGGTAGCACCCAAAATCTCATCAATCTAAGCCAGAATCTgggcaaaaccaaaaaacgtAGCAGTCTAAATCTGAAAGCTAATGCAGCAGCCAAGAACGGTAAAGATCCACCACCTGGCCCAACGACAAGTACAGGGTCCACACCCCAGCGACGTTCCTCCTCTAATGCCAACCTGCGTAGAGATAGCAGCGCCTCCAATGCGACAGCAAAAGCAGCCCCAGTGCCGCCGACTCGTCATTCAGCACGCAACAGCTTTAGCAATATACCCAGAGCCAGTCTGGGGGCGACATCAGCGGCTCCGCCAAACTTCTCCCGTCAATCTTCCAGCAGCACTACAACAACATCGACATCCTCGTCCAGTACTTCTCCAGGAGCGTTGCCATTACAACAGTCCGCTTCGACCAGCGCCATGCAACGACAGTCTCAGGCGCCGGCACCTAGCCAAAACATGAGGCGCAGTCTGAATAACTTTAATAGACGCTCCACTGCCGCTGTTGGCGCTCCGCCACCAGGATCCGCTGCAGCGGGTCAATCAACAGCCGCGGAAAATAATGAGTTGCCCTCGGACTTGGAGGTGGCTGTCTCCGATGTGGAGAATCTGGTTAGCTAA
- the LOC6647619 gene encoding uncharacterized protein LOC6647619 yields the protein MFKKAKPQIEPPPTAPTVDEMQADMETFVFTQPSINSSGNTDNADLEHTLLTEPESLALPTWWQVFDEYDQKVRKMAAMEEKLVTQRDRLLACQAKLDENAQQLRDGIQRQQTSIKEVVKV from the coding sequence ATGTTTAAGAAGGCAAAACCACAAATTGAGCCCCCACCCACAGCTCCAACAGTGGATGAAATGCAAGCCGATATGGAGACCTTCGTATTTACCCAACCGTCTATTAATAGCAGCGGTAATACTGACAATGCCGATTTGGAGCACACACTTCTCACGGAACCAGAGAGCTTGGCGCTTCCAACTTGGTGGCAGGTTTTCGACGAATACGATCAAAAAGTTAGGAAAATGGCAGCCATGGAAGAGAAATTGGTCACCCAGAGAGATCGGTTGTTGGCATGTCAAGCGAAACTAGATGAAAATGCCCAACAGCTCCGCGATGGCATTCAAAGGCAACAAACATCCATTAAAGAAGTTGTTAAAGTTTAG